A region of Silurus meridionalis isolate SWU-2019-XX chromosome 17, ASM1480568v1, whole genome shotgun sequence DNA encodes the following proteins:
- the abt1 gene encoding activator of basal transcription 1 codes for MDRGADRTGAEDEELDKSEEEDEVEDANQNVDGRGDEEEGEEAEDDDLSKDKKTKGKKCVPGIVYLGHIPPRIRPKHVRNMLAVYGEIGRVFLQSEDRSVKRKKRKAGSNGSRYVEGWVEFRDKHVAKRVAASLHNTPMTNRKRSHFSSDLWCIKYLHRFQWCHLSERLAYEQTVYQQRMRTEISQAKRETNFYLASVEKSQTLDRLRKKRAKKGEVVEEKGWDFTQRRTEDEMRLKKSGLSKKNLQKAQEKSRAIQEKAQSNATLLAKIFSRGASHEQV; via the exons ATGGATCGAGGCGCAGATCGCACGGGAGCCGAGGACGAGGAGCTGGACAAGTCTGAGGAGGAAGACGAGGTCGAAGATGCTAACCAGAATGTGGATGGTCgtggtgatgaggaggagggggaggaggcAGAGGACGATGATCTCAGTAAAGACAAGAAAACAAAGGGGAAGAAGTGTGTTCCAGGCATCGTGTACCTGGGCCACATTCCACCGAGAATAAGGCCCAAGCACGTGCGCAACATGCTGGCGGTGTACGGAGAAATCGGGCGGGTTTTCCTTCAGTCTGAAG ATCGCTCggtaaagaggaagaagaggaaagcgGGAAGCAACGGATCACGGTACGTAGAAGGCTGGGTGGAGTTCAGAGACAAGCACGTGGCCAAGAGAGTGGCGGCGTCTCTGCACAACACGCCCATGACCAACCGCAAGAGGAGCCACTTCAGCAGCGACCTGTGGTGCATCAAA TATCTTCACAGGTTCCAGTGGTGCCACCTGAGCGAGCGGCTGGCGTACGAGCAGACGGTGTACCAGCAGCGCATGAGGACGGAGATCTCGCAGGCCAAGCGTGAGACCAACTTCTACCTGGCCTCTGTGGAGAAGAGCCAGACCCTGGACAGGCTGAGGAAGAAGAGGGCGAAGAAAGGCGAGGTGGTGGAGGAGAAAGGCTGGGACTTCACGCAACGGCGCACCGAGGACGAGATGAGGCTGAAGAAGAGCGGCTTGTCCAAGAAGAACCTCCAGAAAGCTCAAGAGAAGAGCAGAGCCATCCAGGAGAAAGCGCAGTCCAACGCGACTCTGCTGGCCAAGATTTTCAGCAGAGGGGCTTCACACGAACAGGTCTAA